AGAATTACAAAATGGGTTATGCGGCAGCGATGTCCTGGGTTTTATTCATCATCATTTTTTCGATTACTTTGGTTCAGTGGCGCAGTCAGAAGAAGTGGCAGCAGCATTTTTAATGGAGGAGTGGGTTCGTAGTGATATCTTTGCGAAAATTAAGCGTTTCCCTTGTCATGTTGGCATTGGGCATCATTGTTTTGATTCCGTTTATTTGGATGATTTCTTCATCCTTCAAAATTCAAGCTGATTTATTTAAATACCCGATCAATTGGATTCCCCAAAATCCGATTCTCTCGAACTACGAAGAGGTTTGGGGCGGCAAATACAAATTTGCTTTGTTTTACTGGAACTCGGCCAAAATCACCTTCTTTACGGTTGTCGGCTCCATCATCACCAGTTCCCTGGCTGGGTTCGCATTCGCCAAACTGAATTTTAAGGGAAGAGATTTTATCTTCCTTATGTACTTGGCAACGATGATCATCCCCGCTCAGGTGCTGCTTGTCCCTAGGTTTATCCTGTTCGATCGCGTTGGCTTGGTGAACACGCACTGGGCCGTCATTTTACCGGGGATTTTCACTGTATTCGGAACATTTCTGATGAGACAATTTTTCAGTACGATCCCCGGTGAGCTTCTTGAAGCGGCAAAAGTGGATGGAGCAGGATTTTTCCGAATCTATTGGCAAATTTGCTTGCCATTAACGAAGCCTGCCATCGTAACACTTCTCATCCTGACCTTTACATGGCATTGGAATGAATATGAGAATCCGTTGATCTTCCTGCGCTCGAGTGAATTGTTCACTCTACCGATTGGTCTTTCCAGCTTTGTAGATGAATATGGCGCGAATTATTCGTTGATTATGGCTGCTTCCGTTTCGGCGCTGCTTCCTCTTATCATTGTTGTAGCTATTTTCCAAAGATTTTTTGTTGAAGGCATTGCCAGCAGCGGTCTGAAAGGGTAAGCCTAATTTTATTAAAGGAGTGATAACCATGAATGATTGGACAAACGATTTTGATATTGTGATTGTTGGGGCAGGCGTAGGCGGCATTTGTGCAGCTTTGGCTGCTTCAAGATTACACAGCAAGGTACTGCTTATTGAAAAAATGAGTGAGATTGGCGGAACGGGCGTCCATGCGGCAATCGCTTTAGTATGCAAGTTTCGTGATCATGATGGAAGATGTGTGAACACGGGGATTCACAAGGAATTATTCCCTCAGGCTTATCAGAATACGGGCTTGACCTTTGACGAGGAAACGGTATCCAGCTATGACGAACAGGAATTAAAAGAAACGTACCATCGATTAATTCAAAAAGAGAAAAATCTGACCGTATGGACAGACTGTGAAGTAGACGCTGTACAAGTGGAAGATGGCAATATTCGTTCAGTGACGATCACTGGATCTAAGCAAACACGTGTATTCGGTCGTGTATTCCTAGACGCCACAGCAGATGGGAATTTGTCCGCATTGGCAGGAGCAGAGTTTCAAAAGGGGCGAGAAAAAGATGGAAAGATGCAGATGGCAACGGTAACTTTTAAGCTGACTGGATTCGATCCCTCGTTGTTCAAAGTAAAGGATGTTACAAGCTGGGGCTGCTTTTTTTGGCTGGAAGAGACGCTCAAGCCTTATTATATGGCGATGAAACAGAGAACGAACAGCACGAATATGCGTCAGGGCGTACTAGCATTCCCTTATCCAGACGGCAAAGCATTCCTGTTTAATTCGACGGCTGTGAACGATGTTGATCCCACGATTCCGGGATCCGTTGAACGTGCCTTCGAAATCGGCAAAGCTCAAGTATATGAATTA
Above is a genomic segment from Paenibacillus sp. HWE-109 containing:
- a CDS encoding carbohydrate ABC transporter permease; the protein is MISLRKLSVSLVMLALGIIVLIPFIWMISSSFKIQADLFKYPINWIPQNPILSNYEEVWGGKYKFALFYWNSAKITFFTVVGSIITSSLAGFAFAKLNFKGRDFIFLMYLATMIIPAQVLLVPRFILFDRVGLVNTHWAVILPGIFTVFGTFLMRQFFSTIPGELLEAAKVDGAGFFRIYWQICLPLTKPAIVTLLILTFTWHWNEYENPLIFLRSSELFTLPIGLSSFVDEYGANYSLIMAASVSALLPLIIVVAIFQRFFVEGIASSGLKG
- a CDS encoding FAD-dependent oxidoreductase translates to MNDWTNDFDIVIVGAGVGGICAALAASRLHSKVLLIEKMSEIGGTGVHAAIALVCKFRDHDGRCVNTGIHKELFPQAYQNTGLTFDEETVSSYDEQELKETYHRLIQKEKNLTVWTDCEVDAVQVEDGNIRSVTITGSKQTRVFGRVFLDATADGNLSALAGAEFQKGREKDGKMQMATVTFKLTGFDPSLFKVKDVTSWGCFFWLEETLKPYYMAMKQRTNSTNMRQGVLAFPYPDGKAFLFNSTAVNDVDPTIPGSVERAFEIGKAQVYELVEAIREHPAFREAKIETIFAKLGVREGRRVIGDYMLTGEDCLQVRKFDDMVAACAYDVDVHDPDGNKNHQEYMTILPSPGYYHIPYRSLIAKGFGNLLLSSRCISGTFEAHASYRVMSGISAIGEAAGTAAALTVKSGFSDVRMISAEEIRYILQTRGQFVEGAVKETHVLIK